The nucleotide window AAAGGGCCTGAGTGTGTACTTGTAAAGGATAGCAAGGAAAAGGTTTGCTAATGCGATCTGATGAACAGTAGAAATAACCACCTTCGTAATTATGCTGGTATGCAAAAGTCGTTCACAAATATATTTTGAAAGACAGTTAACAAATAGCCATTGTGGACAATCTACACCTGTACAATTGCCTCCATGACATCAGGAATACAGAGGTATTTGTTAGAGGTTAGGCAAGTTAATCTGTAAAGAGAATTACAAAAGGCAGAAAGAAATGCTCTGAAAGTCCAAATAAGGCCAGTGCATTTGTGCTAAAGGCAAAAGCATTTTGAGGTTCTACAGACTGCAAGAATGCATAGAACCAATGCCTGGCACTAGTACTCCAGTGTATCTTATCCACAGTGGTTCAGTAAAACAATGTTAAACATCTGTAGTAGTTTTGTATAGTCAATTTAATCATTGCATCATTTGTAACAATGGCAAATGCTGACTATTTCAGTTCCTAGTTTTCACTGGACAATTATGATCACCTCTCCGTAAGCCTCTGAAAAGCAAAGTTAAATCTATTTTGAActatttatggatcaggtttttaGCTGTTGATCTTTTATATACTGGTTGAGAGACATCTCAGTCTTTCCTGAACTCCACACATCCTGTCAGACTACATAAATTATGAGCTGCTTTATGCACACAACAGCGAGTCTACAGGGCCCAATGATGAATTCACACTGCTGCAGTCTCAGTAAATGTAAACAAGGACCAGAGATAACATCATTTTTTTAATCAGATCACACTGAATGGTCATGCAAAATGGCTGGATTAAACtgtaaatttgattttttttatttttttgaaaaaaaattttcccccatttttaattttttttttaaagctagatAAGTCACATTTGGGGTTTTCTTTTTTGGGTTCTCATTTAATTTTTTGGGAATAAATCCTTATGTACATTCAATTTGAgtgaagaaagagagacaaagagagtgtCAAATTGAACACCAAATGCAAGATATCAGTTATATTAGAATGTGTTCTTATGTAGATATGATCATGTGCCATGTTCTATTCACCTTAAAATACTCAAGGCAACTGAGTCAAAATTGAAgggatttacactaccgttcaaaagtttggggtcactttgaaatatccttatttttgaaagaaaagcactgttcttttcaatgaagatcactttaaactaatcagaaatacactctatacattgctaatgtggtaaatgactattctagctgcaaatgtctggtttttggtgcaatatctccataggtgtatcgaggcccatttccagcaactctcactccagtgttctaatggtacaatgtgtttgctcattgcctcagaaggctaatggatgattagaaaacccttgtacaatcatgttagcacagctgaaaacagtttagctctttagagaagctataaaactgaccttcctttgagcagattgagtttctggagcatcacatttgtggggtcgattaactgctcaaaatggccagaaaaatgtcttgactatattttctattcattttacaacttatggtggtaaataaaagtgtgacttttcatggaaaacacaaaattgtctgggtgaccccaaacttttgaacggtagtgtatgttaagCATGGGCTCAACCAAGGTTGGCAGTGGTTGACTTACAACAGTATTACAAACATAGATCTTTAAAAGACATCACAGATTTGCTTGATATGCAAGTTAGAAAGTCACACACAGTTACTAGAAAGAGAACATAAGGCTCCAGAGGTTAGATGACAAAATGCTGTAATTTGATAGTACAGGAAAAAGGCAAATACTAGGAAGATGCAATAACATTAGCTTATTGCTTTCCTTTCATGTTGCCTTTAATATTCCCACAAAAATGGTATTTTACAGACTGTTTAGTCATATAAATACACTATACAATGTAATATTAAATCATTTTCTTCTTAAAAGTATTATGTTAAGAGTTGGCTTAGGTATGCTGGTTAGAGCACTAGCACCAATACAAAAAATAATGATTGAAATTATATCACAAAGGCACTTTGTGGTATAGCAGAAAAAAATTCTTGGTTGAACGATGACAGTCTGTTTTGTTTCAAAATAGTAGATGATCTAAAAATATCAGGTTGTTGCTTTTTTCCATTCAAATCCATTACACAGAGCGAGGCACTATATATTACCAGTACCAGTCATTTCTCAAATATAACACAATCTTCCTCTGCAGTGTTCAGTGCTCCACTCTTTTAACTTTATTCCTTGTCTTTTTTGTTCTTCGTATCAGTGAATTGGCTGCTACATTTCATTTTCCTTCCATTCAGACTTCCAAGATTCCTTCTCACTTCTACACCTTGTCATTTATCTCTACTTCTATCCCATTCTAATTTCATACCTCCACCTCTCGCGGTCCTTCTTGAATCTCTGATGCTACTCTGATGTCAAAGCAGGTCACCATCATAACACGTGACTTGCACAGGTTGACACAGTACTCCAGTTCACTTGTGACTTGCTCTAGCGCCTCCAAGTACTCCTGTGACTCCGGGTCTAAGTCCTGGTCCACCTCAACTGTATGGAGCAAAATCAAACATCAGTGAATGGAGAAACTTTGAAATGACTTGACTTAAGTGTAATACAAATGCTAACTCTAAAACTCACACTCTCCAATCCACTTCCTGGGGTCCATCATCAGTCTGGCTTTGGTGTCCTCCAGTTCTTCCTTTAGAGTGCCATGCTTAATTTTGAGATCTCTGATCTGTTGTTGCCGCCGCTCAACATCCTTCAGCTTTGTGTTAAAATACAGGAGACCCTACAGAGAAAGGTGATTGGAGATTTAGGCAAAAACCAATATGAAGTAAATGCCATTTCAAATCATTTTGAGACTAAAATTAGAGAACTTATACTGCACTGTATAATTGCAACAGAGTGCAGCATTTACTTTACAAATGAATCTAAAACATTTTCCTGGTTTTCTAACGCAGGAATATAGTACATGTTTCCTCACATAACATGAACATCTTAATAGTACCACCAACTTTTTATTCACTTATACCATTACATTATATCAATCTGGCCTGATCAACATACCTTATCCACATCCTGAATtgactgcgaaaaaaaaaaaaagaagtgggaTGTTAATTTTAGGTCTAAAGTGAAATATCAACATATCAGCTCAACATGCATCCAGTATTCTGAGTTGGAAAACATAACTGCACATTTGTGTGGAAACAATATCTCGTTTTCCTGCTTTGCTGGTTTCTGATCAAATAAAACTGTAGATGTTGCACTGTGCTATTGTGAAAAGAAACCTTGAGtatacactatatggtcaaatgtatatggacacctgaccatcacacccatatgcaaAGCCTTTCCCAAACTTTTGCCACAAAGCTGAAAGCACACAATTGTTAGAACATCTTTGTATGATGTAGTTTTATGATTTTCCTTCATTGAAACCCAaggctcaaacctgttccagtattATAATGCTGCTGTACATAAAGTGAGCACCATAAACACATGCTTTCCCAAGGTttgtgtggaagaacttgagtgacctgcacagagccatgacttcaaccccactgaatacCTTCTGGATGAATTAGCTGACTGTGGACCAGGCCTACTCATCCGATATCAGTATCCGACCTCATGAATGCTCTTGAAGCTGTTACAGCAGCAAAGCGTGGACCAACTTTAGAATGGGATGATCAATAAGCACAAATGTGTACGATAGTCAGATGTTCAGATACTttggccatccatccatccatccatccataatcagtagccgcttatcctgtgtagggtcgcaggcaagctggagcctatcccagctgactatgggtgagaggcggagtacaccctggacaagtctactTTGTCCATTTAttgtataaattatataaaatatttctgACAGTTCTGCTTAGGACACAGCAAAAATCAGAGAAAGCAGACTATATGTATCATAGTGTCATACTGGTATGCTGAAGACTATCACCCCTCTCTCTCAGTATCACCCAATGAATAAGTGTTTCACCTGCAGAATGGAAACAGTACCAGTGTCATATTCCCTCACTATATTTTATTTCAGAATATCAAAAaaggttttttggggttttttttttaacccaattcTTGAGATACTTATCGTGGCATTGTTGGCACAGTGTTTTATGTTCTGGTTTCCTGAACCATGAGTCCTACTGTCAAACTCACACATCCTAGTCGTTTTTCATTTTGCACTATGAGGTAACACATTCAGACACAGTCAGGTCATGAAGTTCAAGAGTCTGAGTCACAAATGATTACCATCTTTTAATAACATGTTAGGGGCTGACACACACATTTCTTTCAATGTCAAGTGCAAAGAGTGATGCATATTGAACAGCTAATGCTCACATGATCAACTTCAAAATAGTGACCAAGGACATGGAAATGACAGAATGGCCAGAAGATAAATACAAATAATATGTGGGATAATTCAACTTTTTTACAAGTTGAAGACTCAACATGTGAATCAATGCTAACATTTTCAGCCAGTAGTCATAATGAAAACATTGTATcattacaggaaaaaaaacactgagcCAGAACCCAAGCATTTTAATTAAGCTCTCAGACATCCTCATTTACTCACCTCTGTGAGTTGTTCTTGTCTCCGCCGCTGCAACCGCTCTACATCATCAATCTCATACACCTTGATTTCAAAGGGCTCTTTCAATGGGCCTGATATAGGAGGCAGGTCCACCCACTGGCCTGTGGCTCCAGCCTTCATTCCCAGAGAGGAGGTGTCTGGTAAAGGAGCAGGGATGAGACGCCGCCTCTGAATGCCTAGAAGATCCAGATGATGTGGTGAATACAAGTTACAGTATGAACAATAACCAACACTGTTTAGAAAAAAAGCACTGAAATGTAAGACAAATGTGAACACATGAAACCACATAATACATGGATGTATTGATGGTCAGAGTGGAAAACATCTCAAATGAAGGAATGTAAAATAAATTATTCATAgtaaaagaaaacaagacacatCACAGATGAGAGCTTTATCTATCTGCAAGTATGTATGAAACTGTATCAGTGCCACACAGACTGACAATGATTAAGAACAAAAAAATAATCCTTGTAAAACTGGGTAACCTTCACCTGTAGGATACTACATACTACTCACCATTTGATCTCTTTTTGGGTGGTTTTGAGCTCCTGAGACGCATATTGGAAGATATCCCACTTTCACTCATAGAGTCATGAGCTGAAGATGCACTTCCAGTAGCCTCACTGTCTCTGATCATACTCTCATACCCACTACTACCTCCACTATGATAGAACAATGCAGTTCGCCCCATGGCAGGGGGCAGCTCTCCACTCAGGACACTGCTGTTGTCACTTCCATGCCCACTGCTGTACCTCTGTGGCCGTCTCGGAGCAGTGATCTTGCTATAAGGAGAAGGCAGGACAGGGATAGGTGTATGCTTGTCATCATTAAGGTTCACACCACTGTCATTCCCACTGTCAGAATCACCAGATCCCCTTGGTTGTTTTCCAGAAGGACTACCTGATGCCAGCTCACCTACTCGACTGTTAGTTGCTCGCATGGCTTGCTTAGTACCCATAATAGTTCCCCTTGTGGATTTACCATTACACCCTGCTCCTGCACGGGGTAATGCACTCTTTCCTGAAGGTGGGAGGCTAACATTCCTCGTTGCAGATGTTGTGAGAGACTTAGTTGAGGAACTTAGGGCTTTGGAATTGCTTGCAGACAATGTGCGAGCTTTGTTTCCATTTACAGGCACTGGTCTTGCATTAAGGCTGTTTTTGATCGGCCCATTTTTTCCCATGTTGAATTGATTAACACAGGGAGTTGGAGAGGTAGTGATTGGGGAAGAGTTAGCAACAGGTGATCCAAACTTAGTAACAGATTTGCTTGACTTTCCACCAAGACTGGCCCCACTGTTCTCTCGACTGAGCACAGGTTTAGATCCTAAAGATGTCAAACTGTCAGACCTTTCTAGGGATACCTGGCTTCCATACATTTGTGCAGCTTCCCCTCTTGCTCCTCTGGCTTTCAGACTTGAGGTTCCTTTTAGTAAACCATGATCTAACTTCAAATTAGATGTTTTTAAACTATATGAGTCTCCTCTGTACCGCAGATCACATTCATCCTCTGATTTTGCAGGCCTGAGTACCAGTGACTTTCCTGTCTCACACACAGACTTTAAGGCACTTGGTGGTAGCAAGGTTCGATTCTTCTGATCCAGACTGGACTTACGTATTGGAGGTGGAGGAGGTAAAATACCACCAGACAGCATACTAATGTCCTGCTTATTTGCTTTCCCATTTTTTTCCAAAGATGAAAACCAGCTACCTGATGATCCAAGGTCAAGGCCAACCTTGACATCAACAGATGTATGAATGACTGGAACAGTCCCAAGCGTGGTTGCACCTCTTCTGAGTTGTGGCATTTTGCTGGGTGTCTCCACCTTTTTGGTGCTGCTGGATTTTTCACATCCATCTACCACCCTTTGGGAAGTAGACCCCTGTGTTGTAGGTATTCGTGAAATACTATTAAAGTCTGTGCCTGCTTTTCTAGTGGGTATGCAACTCATTCCATTTTTTAATTGTTTGGAAGAATGATTTGAATTTGAGGCCATAGGCAACTGTATCACATTCTCTTTCCGATGCCATGGGTCATCTGACGTGCCTTCTAGCCTCAGTGGTTCACGTCTCCAATTGCTACCATTACTGCTCTGACTGATGCTACTGGTCTGGACTATGGATGAGGTAGGTTTCATTTTCCTAGGAAGACTGCAATGGACACTGTACGGGTCTTGCAGGGTCTGGGTTGGAGATGAATTAATGTTATTTGGTTTTGCCATATTTAAAGTATTTCTGATGGAAGCTTTTGTGGACTCTGGTGAGGATGAGCATTTATTAAGTGAGAGTTTACTTGAAGTGGCACTGTCACTATCCAGTTCTGAGAAACTAAAGCCACTATCATTCAAGGAGTTATTGGGTTCCTTCTGGGGACTGGTTTGGAACATGCCAAGAGAGTCAAGGTAGAAAGCACTTCCTGATTCAATTTGTGTACTGTCAGGAAGGAAGACATCTGCAGACTGTGCTCCTTCACTCTCTGTGGTGCAGACACTTACTTCACTAAGCCAAGAACTAATAGAAGAACCACGGCTGTCTAAGGAGACAAATGTTTCCTCTGAAAACGGTGCTACCATCTCAATGTTTACTTGAGAGGCACCCACACTGGATGTATATGCATCAAACTCATCATTAATGCTGCTGATTATGCTTACTGGCCTAGATCCTGAAGCAAGGGCCTGTACAGAGCAATCACTATTGAAGCTTATGATACTGGAGGGTCTTCCATTGTCCATAATACTTCcaattgatagttcttctacaaggGTAAATACCAGTTCATCCTCTCCATTTAGCTCAactggctgctgcagagttactGTAGTCCTTAAGATATCTCGCTCCCTAAGTGTGGACTTTAGCTGGCATACCTCTAGTGGAGTCTTGGGGTTTAAATGATGAACCCTGCTCAAAAGAGGAGAGTTGCTACCTGAACCACACTGCTTCTGTACTTGATGGCTCATTCCAATGGGTGGTATCCTTACAGCAGACTTTTCTTCTGATTCACTATTATCTCTTGTATTGTCTCTTTGTTGTGGGGGTGGAGGAGCAGGCTTGGGTAGTTGTTTCCTGTTAAAGAATATTTTTTCTCTCACCACTGGCTCTGAGTTTTGAAATGCTGCTGATTTATCTTGTTTCCCTGGGGAGCATGGGGCTAAGCTGTCTGTTACCAGCCCCTTTTCACTATCTGCCCTTGTACAACAGGCAGTTACAGGCATATCTTCATCTGACACTGAAGAATTTTGGCATTTGGAATGTTCAATTTTGGACTTGTGTTTGGGGCTGCTGGGCAGTTTACTGTGAGCAGAAAGTGGCTGTTTGGATAATATATTGTGCTGCTGGGAAGATGATGTTTTGGTAGGACCCATAAACGCAACCGATAAAGGTCCTTCTTTGGGCTTTATTGAAATAATGTCTGTCTTTGAGCTTACTTGACTTCCTCTAGCTTCACCAACAAAAGCACTTGGTTCCTCACTCCCATCAATACATTCCAGTCGCTCTTGAAGCTCAGCAAAGGTGTTGCACTTGAAATGATCTTTGTCAGTTGGTCCTTCTTTACAACGCTGCTTTCTGTTAAGGGATGGGATAATTGGAACAAAGGCTGGTGGACCTTCATTGTCACTGAGTTCTCGATCAGAAATCGTAGCACCACCAGGGCCAACATAAATAACAGTATCACATGACTGTTCACTGCTTGAGGAGTAATCTGGATCACTCAGTAGTGAAGGTAGATCTGGGTCCAGAGCCACAGTCCGTGGATGGAAGGGTCTTAAATGTGGGGGTCGGCGAATCCTTCCTTCATCACAGGAGCTTTCACCTCCAGATGAACTGGATGCATACTGCACAAGGAATGAAGCATAAATTAGGATAAATTATATGAACTAGGATACCTATGAGATACAGTAATTATAACTAAACATGAATGGTAATAATCATTTCAGCTTTTTTATGTTATACTTAATTACTGTATGATTTTCTGTCAAAGGAAATAATAGTAAGTGACCTTTATCTATACTGGATTTGCCAGTAAATACATATCTATAATCTGATACCAACTATTATTATTGGTTTCTTATCGTTATTAATCTAGATCTTGTTTATGCTATTGTTCTTCAAATGTCTGCATTTAAGATTATATGTATGTACAAATATCAACATTTATTTaccttttttaatatttcaaaagcATATATGTAAAGATAACCTTGAATGCAAATTGCAGccatttttatttaataaaaatggTTTTACCCAATAAGGTTTTACTGACCTTGGACTTTTTCTTCCTCATGCGGTGAATTCGGGAGGCGAGTTGGATAGTGCTGAGTGAATCAGTATAATGACCAGGTGAGTCTGAGACATGTGCTATCATTGTTGTCCTGCAGTTGATATTCCCAAGTGAATCACGAAGGAGCATTGTAAGCTTGCTATCCCTAAATAATACAAAATGATATCCGTAAGAAAGGTGTTAACAAATCCTCTAAAAACCTTTAAATGATGTTTTTCCTTGTTTTGACAGACTTGATATTTTAGACGTTACCTAAAATGATCAAATAGTGTAACGAGGTGAATATTTAACTTTATACACTATGTTGCAGAACACTGTGAATGACATCAGCAGCAGACAAAGCTGACAGTAAACCTGTCAACACCATTCAGCATGTGTAATCATGTTGCTGCCAGCTTTGATTACGTGTTCACTCTTTCTCCCTTATGTCTTTGGAAAACTGAATAACAATAAACCTCATCTGTCTTGTGTAAGTTCACATGAAAAACTACAAATAAAAATATGTGTACGAGAGCCTAAAGACAAAGAATGTTTTGACATCTTAAATGTTGGTGGGGAAAAAAAGTCTGCTGATTCGTACCTGTATGGTACATGTTTAGCTCCATTTGTCAAAGCCAGGATGACGTTGCCTAAGGCAGTGAGTGACAGACACAAACTGCCTCCTCCATCCCTGCTTTTACTAAGCACCTTTTCACAGCTGCCCAGATCTATGAGGTGCAGTCTACTTCGACCCCCAGACACTGGGAAGGAGGAGAGGAAATAGGAGAGAAAGCAAAACACAGAAAGTAAACAaaagacaaactttttttttctactttGGACGTCAAATGTCCCAAAGTGGCAAATGACATTATTACAACTTGCAAATTACCACTTACAAGGTACCACGAGTGCTGCATAAAACATTCAGGACACTGATATTACAGTGCTAAATAAAGGGTGCAAAGCAGAATTTAAGGTTATAGATTTGGctaattggcggcacggtggcgtagtggttagcactgtcgcctcacagcaagaaggtcctgggtttgagcccagcggctgacgagggcctttctgtgtggagtttgcatgttctccccgtgtccgtgtgggtttcctccgggtgctccggtttccctcacagtccaaaaacatgcaggttaggctaattggtggctctaaattgactgtaggtgtgaatgtgagtgtgaatggttgtgtgtgtcagcgcgatgatctggcgacttgtccagggtgtaccccgcctctcgcccatagtcagctggtataggctctagcttgcctgcgaccctgtacaggataagcggctacagatgatggatggatggatggatggatggatttggctAATTCACTACAGAAGCTGTGACAGAAGACACCATTTCACAGTGAAGTCTGAGACAGGTAGAGAGAGGTTATAACACACTACTAACCCTCCTACTCTGAAGTAATGTCGGGAAGTGTACACAGCAGCAGATATTTCCGCACCCTTTGAGTAGGTCAAATGACTGATTTATTCCTGAGTAAGCTGCAGTCTGATTTGATACAAATCTGGGCCAAACTGGCCAAATGAACAGCTATAAACAAAACACCCAGACATATACAGT belongs to Neoarius graeffei isolate fNeoGra1 chromosome 11, fNeoGra1.pri, whole genome shotgun sequence and includes:
- the kif26ab gene encoding kinesin-like protein KIF26A isoform X3, whose product is MMDWKEVAAQKLNLSSKRKKTQPPMLQPPEPSIYPTNFSSILQLSPPPAPPCLLRASSKAKENPGMGKVKVMVRICPSVGVQDSSESMSFLKVDQRKKQLTLYEPSLLTQPSSGHRRTPLAAPKMFAFDAIFTQDASQAEVCSGTVAEVIQSVVNGADGCIFSFGHVKLGKTYTMIGKDSSSQSLGIAPCAISWLFKLISERREKTGTRFSVRVSAVEIYGKDEGLQDLLSDVSTGSLQDGQSPGVYLREDPICGTQLQNHSELRAPTAEKAALFLDAALAARSTSHPDADEEDRRNSHMLFTLHIYQYRMEKSGKGGMSGGRSRLHLIDLGSCEKVLSKSRDGGGSLCLSLTALGNVILALTNGAKHVPYRDSKLTMLLRDSLGNINCRTTMIAHVSDSPGHYTDSLSTIQLASRIHRMRKKKSKYASSSSGGESSCDEGRIRRPPHLRPFHPRTVALDPDLPSLLSDPDYSSSSEQSCDTVIYVGPGGATISDRELSDNEGPPAFVPIIPSLNRKQRCKEGPTDKDHFKCNTFAELQERLECIDGSEEPSAFVGEARGSQVSSKTDIISIKPKEGPLSVAFMGPTKTSSSQQHNILSKQPLSAHSKLPSSPKHKSKIEHSKCQNSSVSDEDMPVTACCTRADSEKGLVTDSLAPCSPGKQDKSAAFQNSEPVVREKIFFNRKQLPKPAPPPPQQRDNTRDNSESEEKSAVRIPPIGMSHQVQKQCGSGSNSPLLSRVHHLNPKTPLEVCQLKSTLRERDILRTTVTLQQPVELNGEDELVFTLVEELSIGSIMDNGRPSSIISFNSDCSVQALASGSRPVSIISSINDEFDAYTSSVGASQVNIEMVAPFSEETFVSLDSRGSSISSWLSEVSVCTTESEGAQSADVFLPDSTQIESGSAFYLDSLGMFQTSPQKEPNNSLNDSGFSFSELDSDSATSSKLSLNKCSSSPESTKASIRNTLNMAKPNNINSSPTQTLQDPYSVHCSLPRKMKPTSSIVQTSSISQSSNGSNWRREPLRLEGTSDDPWHRKENVIQLPMASNSNHSSKQLKNGMSCIPTRKAGTDFNSISRIPTTQGSTSQRVVDGCEKSSSTKKVETPSKMPQLRRGATTLGTVPVIHTSVDVKVGLDLGSSGSWFSSLEKNGKANKQDISMLSGGILPPPPPIRKSSLDQKNRTLLPPSALKSVCETGKSLVLRPAKSEDECDLRYRGDSYSLKTSNLKLDHGLLKGTSSLKARGARGEAAQMYGSQVSLERSDSLTSLGSKPVLSRENSGASLGGKSSKSVTKFGSPVANSSPITTSPTPCVNQFNMGKNGPIKNSLNARPVPVNGNKARTLSASNSKALSSSTKSLTTSATRNVSLPPSGKSALPRAGAGCNGKSTRGTIMGTKQAMRATNSRVGELASGSPSGKQPRGSGDSDSGNDSGVNLNDDKHTPIPVLPSPYSKITAPRRPQRYSSGHGSDNSSVLSGELPPAMGRTALFYHSGGSSGYESMIRDSEATGSASSAHDSMSESGISSNMRLRSSKPPKKRSNGIQRRRLIPAPLPDTSSLGMKAGATGQWVDLPPISGPLKEPFEIKVYEIDDVERLQRRRQEQLTESIQDVDKGLLYFNTKLKDVERRQQQIRDLKIKHGTLKEELEDTKARLMMDPRKWIGEFEVDQDLDPESQEYLEALEQVTSELEYCVNLCKSRVMMVTCFDIRVASEIQEGPREVEV